A stretch of Oncorhynchus gorbuscha isolate QuinsamMale2020 ecotype Even-year linkage group LG24, OgorEven_v1.0, whole genome shotgun sequence DNA encodes these proteins:
- the LOC124013160 gene encoding protein qua-1-like yields the protein MLSRKLTGHLIFALAGLALSGHVTDVSSSDTSTDTSNGDTSVETTGSPDAPDDPGKFCMLCCTEDCIEESRHVRSQGCWVPCMEACWKECMEPYMDLCMEPCTQDSSKVCDSKGDINEDSKGDINGDGKGDNKEDSKRDIKEYSKGDGKGDGKGDSKGDGKGDNKEDSKRDIKEYSKGDGKGDGKGDSKGDGKGDGKGDGKRDGKGDNKGDNKEDSKRDGKGSSKEDSKRDIKEYSKGDGKGDGKGDGKGDTEDSTRDGKGDGKGDGKGDSKGDTEDSTRDSKGDSKGDGKGGGKRDSKEDIKGNSKEDSKRDSNEDSKRDGKGGGKEDSKRDGKGGGKEDSKRDGKGGSKEDSKEDSKEDSKRDGKGGSKEDSKEDSKRDGKGGSKEDSKEDGKGGSKEGSKEGSKEDGKRDGKGGSNEDGKGGSKEDSKRDGKGGSKEDSKEDSKRDGKGGGKEDSKRDGKGGSKEDSKEDSKEDSKRDGKRGSKEDSKEDSKRDGKGGSKEDSKEDSKRDGKRGSKEDSKEDSKEDSKEDSKRDGKRGSKEDSKEDSKRDGKGGSKEDSKEDSKRDGKGGSKEDSKRDGKGGSKEDGKEDSKRDGKGGSKEDSKRMVREAVRRMVREVVRRTVRRTVRGMVREAVRRTVRGMVREAVRRTVRGMVREAVRRTLRETVRRTVRGTVRRTVRGTVRNSIRETIRGTVRGTVRKSIRETIRGTVRGTVRGTVRETVRGKVKDSKCECSLTLLLSSLALPWPSKWGRCLQRYN from the exons ATGTGAGTAGCAGTGATACATCCACAGACACAAGCA ATGGAGATACCAGCGTGGAAACCACAGGCAGTCCTGATGCCCCTGATGACCCAG GCAAGTTCTGCATGCTGTGCTGTACTGAAGACTGCATCGAGGAAAGCAGACATGTCAGGAGCCAAGGTTGTTGGGTGCCCTGTATGGAGGCATGTTGGAAGGAATGTATGGAGCCCTATATGGATCTCTGTATGGAGCCCTGTACACAGGATTCGTCAAAGGTGTGCGACAGTAAGGGGGACATTAATGAGGACAGTAAGGGGGACATTAATGGGGACGGTAAGGGAGACAATAAGGAGGACAGTAAGAGGGACATTAAGGAGTACAGTAAGGGAGACGGTAAGGGAGACGGTAAGGGAGACAGTAAGGGAGACGGTAAGGGAGACAATAAGGAGGACAGTAAGAGGGACATTAAGGAGTACAGTAAGGGAGACGGTAAGGGAGACGGTAAGGGAGACAGTAAGGGAGACGGTAAGGGAGACGGTAAGGGAGACGGTAAGAGGGATGGTAAGGGAGACAATAAGGGAGACAATAAGGAGGACAGTAAGAGGGATGGTAAGGGAAGCAGTAAGGAGGACAGTAAGAGGGACATTAAGGAGTACAGTAAGGGAGACGGTAAGGGGGACGGTAAGGGGGATGGTAAGGGAGACACTGAGGACAGTACGAGGGACGGTAAGGGAGACGGTAAGGGGGACGGTAAGGGAGACAGTAAGGGAGACACTGAGGACAGTACGAGGGACAGTAAGGGAGACAGTAAGGGAGACGGTAAGGGAGGCGGTAAGAGGGACAGTAAGGAGGACATTAAGGGAAACAGTAAGGAGGACAGTAAGAGGGACAGTAATGAGGACAGTAAGAGGGATGGTAAGGGAGGCGGTAAGGAGGACAGTAAGAGGGATGGTAAGGGAGGCGGTAAGGAGGACAGTAAGAGGGATGGTAAGGGAGGCAGTAAGGAGGACAGTAAGGAGGACAGTAAGGAGGACAGTAAGAGGGATGGTAAGGGAGGCAGTAAGGAGGACAGTAAGGAGGACAGTAAGAGGGACGGTAAGGGAGGCAGTAAGGAGGACAGTAAGGAGGACGGTAAGGGAGGCAGTAAGGAGGGCAGTAAGGAGGGCAGTAAGGAGGACGGTAAGAGGGATGGTAAGGGAGGCAGTAACGAGGACGGTAAGGGAGGTAGTAAGGAGGACAGTAAGAGGGATGGTAAGGGAGGCAGTAAGGAGGACAGTAAGGAGGACAGTAAGAGGGACGGTAAGGGAGGTGGTAAGGAAGACAGTAAGAGGGATGGTAAGGGAGGCAGTAAGGAGGACAGTAAGGAGGACAGTAAGGAGGACAGTAAGAGGGATGGTAAGCGAGGCAGTAAGGAGGACAGTAAGGAGGACAGTAAGAGGGATGGTAAGGGAGGCAGTAAGGAGGACAGTAAGGAGGACAGTAAGAGGGATGGTAAGCGAGGCAGTAAGGAGGACAGTAAGGAGGACAGTAAGGAGGACAGTAAGGAGGACAGTAAGAGGGATGGTAAGCGAGGCAGTAAGGAGGACAGTAAGGAGGACAGTAAGAGGGATGGTAAGGGAGGCAGTAAGGAGGACAGTAAGGAGGACAGTAAGAGGGATGGTAAGGGAGGCAGTAAGGAGGACAGTAAGAGGGACGGTAAGGGAGGCAGTAAGGAGGACGGTAAGGAGGACAGTAAGAGGGATGGTAAGGGAGGCAGTAAGGAGGACAGTAAGAGGATGGTAAGGGAGGCAGTAAGGAGGATGGTAAGGGAGGTAGTAAGGAGGACAGTAAGGAGGACAGTAAGAGGGATGGTAAGGGAGGCAGTAAGGAGGACAGTAAGAGGGATGGTAAGGGAGGCAGTAAGGAGGACAGTAAGAGGGATGGTAAGGGAGGCAGTAAGGAGGACATTAAGGGAAACAGTAAGGAGGACGGTAAGAGGAACAGTAAGGAGGACAGTAAGAGGGACGGTAAGGAACTCGATAAGGGAGACAATAAGGGGGACAGTAAGAGGGACAGTAAGGAAGTCGATAAGGGAAACAATAAGAGGGACAGTAAGAGGGACAGTAAGGGGGACAGTAAGGGAGACAGTAAGAGGGAAAGTAAAAGACAGTAAGTGTGAGTGTAGTCTAACATTGCTCTTAAGTTCCTTAGCCCTCCCTTGGCCCTCAAAATGGGGAAGGTGTCTACAGAGATACAATTGA